A region from the Oncorhynchus keta strain PuntledgeMale-10-30-2019 chromosome 5, Oket_V2, whole genome shotgun sequence genome encodes:
- the LOC118384345 gene encoding epoxide hydrolase 3 isoform X1, which translates to MSNSVIVDLLLVPTRLCLWFQSVLYWFLVYGTAGLTAGLVLTRIAWRALKDPYGTFHWTVRKKQPACLRDPTLGKHGYLWGRSSGLRFHYVTKGDSRNPLMLFLHGFPENWYSWRYQLCGFSGQYHTVAMDLRGCGDSDAPSQLEDYSLEKLCHDIRDAIDELGHTSCVLVGHDWGGMLAWHFTLERPDMVQRLVIMNAPHPASWLDAVLRRPSELLRCGHACFFQLPALPEFTLSLEDFKLVRSLLCGGRGGIRNRARRLTEAQLEGYLYRLSQPGGLTAPLNYYRSLLSNALYKHQEVEVPCLLIWGEADSILVEGMSGGTRPYARGSVTLHTIPGCSHWVQQDQPETVNQLLWEFLLDREKDVERCSSRRGAGWAIKWTRE; encoded by the exons ATGAGCAATTCCGTGATCGTGGACCTTCTCCTGGTTCCGACCAGATTGTGTCTGTGGTTTCAGTCTGTGCTGTACTGGTTTCTTGTATATGGCACGGCTGGACTCACAGCCGGACTGGTTCTTACACGGATCGCATGGCGTGCACTGAAAGACCCCTACGGGACCTTCCATTGGACAGTCCGCAAGAAGCAGCCCGCATGTCTGCGTGATCCCACTCTGGGCAAACACGGCTACTTGTGGGGCAGG AGCTCTGGTTTGAGGTTCCATTATGTAACCAAGGGAGACAGCAGGAATCCTCTAATGCTCTTCCTTCATGGATTCCCAGAGAATtg GTACTCGTGGCGCTACCAGCTGTGTGGGTTTAGTGGACAGTACCACACGGTGGCAATGGACCTGCGTGGCTGTGGCGACTCTGACGCACCCTCCCAGCTGGAGGACTACTCTCTGGAGAAACTCTGTCACGATATCAGGGACGCCATTGATGAACTAG GCCACACCAGTTGTGTGTTGGTGGGCCATGACTGGGGTGGTATGCTGGCCTGGCACTTCACACTGGAGAGGCCTGATATGGTGCAGCGACTGGTCATCATGAACGCACCGCACCCTGCCTCTTGG CTAGATGCAGTGTTGAGGAGACCCTCTGAGCTTCTGCGCTGTGGTCATGCCTGCTTCTTCCAGCTCCCTGCACTCCCAGAGTTCACTCTATCACTGGAGGACTTCAAG TTGGTGCGTAGTCTGCTGTGTGGGGGTCGTGGTGGCATCAGGAACCGTGCCCGCAGGCTGACTGAAGCTCAGCTCGAGGGTTATCTCTACCGCCTGTCCCAACCTGGCGGGCTGACCGCACCCCTCAACTACTATCGCTCACTACTCAG TAACGCCCTTTACAAGCACCAGGAAGTGGAGGTGCCGTGCCTGCTGATCTGGGGCGAGGCTGACAGCATCCTGGTAGAGGGGATGTCTGGGGGCACCAGGCCCTACGCCCGGGGGTCCGTCACCTTACACACCATCCCTGGGTGCAGCCACTGGGTACAGCAGGACCAGCCGGAGACGGTCAACCAGCTGCTGTGGGAGTTCCTTCTGGATAGGGAGAAGGACGTGGAGCGCTGCTCCTCACGGAGAGGTGCAGGCTGGGCCATCAAGTGGACCAGAGAGTAA
- the LOC118384345 gene encoding epoxide hydrolase 3 isoform X2: MLFLHGFPENWYSWRYQLCGFSGQYHTVAMDLRGCGDSDAPSQLEDYSLEKLCHDIRDAIDELGHTSCVLVGHDWGGMLAWHFTLERPDMVQRLVIMNAPHPASWLDAVLRRPSELLRCGHACFFQLPALPEFTLSLEDFKLVRSLLCGGRGGIRNRARRLTEAQLEGYLYRLSQPGGLTAPLNYYRSLLSNALYKHQEVEVPCLLIWGEADSILVEGMSGGTRPYARGSVTLHTIPGCSHWVQQDQPETVNQLLWEFLLDREKDVERCSSRRGAGWAIKWTRE; the protein is encoded by the exons ATGCTCTTCCTTCATGGATTCCCAGAGAATtg GTACTCGTGGCGCTACCAGCTGTGTGGGTTTAGTGGACAGTACCACACGGTGGCAATGGACCTGCGTGGCTGTGGCGACTCTGACGCACCCTCCCAGCTGGAGGACTACTCTCTGGAGAAACTCTGTCACGATATCAGGGACGCCATTGATGAACTAG GCCACACCAGTTGTGTGTTGGTGGGCCATGACTGGGGTGGTATGCTGGCCTGGCACTTCACACTGGAGAGGCCTGATATGGTGCAGCGACTGGTCATCATGAACGCACCGCACCCTGCCTCTTGG CTAGATGCAGTGTTGAGGAGACCCTCTGAGCTTCTGCGCTGTGGTCATGCCTGCTTCTTCCAGCTCCCTGCACTCCCAGAGTTCACTCTATCACTGGAGGACTTCAAG TTGGTGCGTAGTCTGCTGTGTGGGGGTCGTGGTGGCATCAGGAACCGTGCCCGCAGGCTGACTGAAGCTCAGCTCGAGGGTTATCTCTACCGCCTGTCCCAACCTGGCGGGCTGACCGCACCCCTCAACTACTATCGCTCACTACTCAG TAACGCCCTTTACAAGCACCAGGAAGTGGAGGTGCCGTGCCTGCTGATCTGGGGCGAGGCTGACAGCATCCTGGTAGAGGGGATGTCTGGGGGCACCAGGCCCTACGCCCGGGGGTCCGTCACCTTACACACCATCCCTGGGTGCAGCCACTGGGTACAGCAGGACCAGCCGGAGACGGTCAACCAGCTGCTGTGGGAGTTCCTTCTGGATAGGGAGAAGGACGTGGAGCGCTGCTCCTCACGGAGAGGTGCAGGCTGGGCCATCAAGTGGACCAGAGAGTAA